The Desulfobacterales bacterium genome window below encodes:
- a CDS encoding DUF370 domain-containing protein → MDQTLLNIGFGSSVVADRVVAIVSPNSAPMKRLKDEAKEEKRLIDATHGRRTRSIIVMDSNHVVLSAIQAETVSQRYATLKELV, encoded by the coding sequence ATGGACCAGACGTTATTAAACATTGGGTTTGGCAGTTCGGTGGTCGCAGATCGCGTCGTTGCGATCGTATCGCCCAATTCCGCCCCCATGAAACGCCTCAAAGATGAGGCCAAAGAAGAAAAGCGTCTGATTGACGCCACGCATGGTCGCAGAACGCGTTCCATAATTGTTATGGACAGCAATCATGTTGTTCTGTCAGCAATTCAAGCAGAAACCGTATCTCAACGCTACGCGACGCTCAAAGAGCTTGTGTGA
- the gmk gene encoding guanylate kinase gives MPSPSPHLFIISAPSGTGKTTLCRQVHKQFPDMRYSVSYTSRHPRKSEQEGIDYHFIDREEFKHRIDTGRWAEWALVYDNYYGTSADFIDEGLRAGKDILLDLDVQGTRQLLERYSQCVAIFIRPPSLEVLRQRLEKRGTDSVETIAVRMGQAENEMAQQDMYHHVIVNEQLSVALEDLISVIEIYRKPV, from the coding sequence ATGCCTTCACCATCGCCGCATCTGTTTATCATTTCAGCGCCATCCGGTACCGGTAAGACAACTCTTTGTCGGCAGGTGCACAAACAATTCCCAGATATGCGTTATTCGGTGTCGTATACATCGCGGCATCCCCGTAAGAGTGAACAAGAAGGTATTGACTATCATTTCATCGATCGGGAAGAATTCAAACATCGCATCGATACGGGTCGCTGGGCTGAATGGGCTTTGGTTTACGACAATTATTATGGGACTTCGGCAGATTTTATCGATGAAGGCCTGCGTGCTGGAAAAGATATTCTGCTAGATCTGGATGTGCAGGGAACCCGCCAGCTGCTTGAACGTTACAGCCAATGTGTCGCCATTTTTATCCGGCCGCCATCGTTGGAGGTGCTGCGGCAGCGTTTAGAAAAGAGGGGAACCGACAGTGTGGAAACGATTGCAGTCCGCATGGGGCAGGCTGAAAACGAAATGGCCCAGCAAGACATGTACCACCATGTCATCGTAAATGAACAGCTTTCAGTGGCCCTTGAAGATTTGATATCCGTCATAGAAATCTATCGTAAGCCGGTTTAG
- a CDS encoding Trm112 family protein — translation MAISQELLEILACPKCKGDIHLNDNQDGLICDHCRLLYEIKDDIPIMLIDEAKPLDGE, via the coding sequence ATGGCCATTAGCCAAGAATTATTAGAAATATTAGCCTGTCCGAAATGCAAGGGCGACATTCACCTCAACGATAACCAAGATGGACTGATATGTGATCACTGCAGACTGCTTTACGAGATTAAGGACGACATTCCGATTATGCTGATTGATGAGGCCAAACCGCTTGATGGAGAGTGA
- the lptG gene encoding LPS export ABC transporter permease LptG has translation MTILDRYLLKEILKCFVIVLAVVLGLYIIVEFFNKADNFMEAGLSISRLIRYLQLKLPQIIVQITPIGILLAVLVAFGLMNKHNEIIALKSGGVSIYFLLRAVMVIAIFISTGLFLLSEIVVPITISKANRIWLSEVKKKPVLATRQKNIWIKGNRAIYFIKFFNPRHNRISGVTLNYFDDKFRLSKRIDATSGVYKNDTWVFSEVMVQTLNKETETYAVQFYPEQEADIEILPEDLKRVFTKSEEMNVAELFSYIREVESEGYDATTFRVDLHARFALPILSIIVCIIGIGIAVKRKGREGPSVSIAYGALMIFLYWVLHSFCLSLGYGGLLPPIIAAWISNIIFSCYAVLNLLNAE, from the coding sequence ATGACGATATTAGACCGTTATTTACTAAAAGAGATTCTCAAGTGCTTTGTCATTGTGTTGGCTGTCGTTTTGGGATTGTATATCATTGTCGAATTTTTCAACAAGGCCGATAACTTCATGGAAGCCGGATTATCGATTTCGCGATTAATCCGTTACCTGCAGTTAAAGCTACCCCAGATTATTGTTCAAATAACTCCCATTGGCATTCTTTTGGCGGTTTTAGTTGCATTTGGCTTGATGAACAAGCACAATGAAATCATTGCTCTCAAAAGCGGTGGTGTCAGTATCTATTTTTTATTGAGAGCAGTTATGGTCATCGCCATATTTATCAGTACGGGCCTTTTTTTATTATCCGAAATCGTTGTGCCGATAACCATTAGCAAGGCCAACAGAATTTGGCTGAGTGAAGTTAAAAAAAAGCCGGTTTTGGCAACGCGCCAAAAAAATATTTGGATTAAAGGAAACCGGGCCATATACTTTATTAAATTTTTTAACCCTCGCCATAATAGAATTTCCGGAGTTACATTGAATTATTTTGATGACAAATTTAGACTTTCAAAAAGAATCGATGCTACCAGCGGTGTGTATAAAAATGACACGTGGGTATTTTCCGAAGTTATGGTACAAACGCTGAATAAAGAAACCGAGACTTATGCCGTGCAGTTTTATCCTGAGCAGGAAGCAGATATCGAAATTCTACCAGAGGATCTTAAGCGTGTGTTTACAAAGTCCGAAGAGATGAATGTTGCCGAGCTATTTTCCTATATTCGTGAAGTCGAATCTGAAGGATATGATGCCACAACGTTTAGGGTCGACCTGCATGCTCGTTTTGCGCTGCCTATTTTATCGATAATCGTGTGCATTATTGGCATCGGGATTGCCGTTAAACGTAAAGGCCGGGAGGGGCCGTCTGTGAGTATTGCCTATGGTGCGCTGATGATATTTCTGTATTGGGTACTTCACAGTTTTTGCCTTTCTCTCGGTTATGGCGGATTACTGCCACCGATCATCGCAGCTTGGATTTCAAATATCATTTTTTCATGTTATGCTGTTTTGAATCTATTAAATGCTGAATAA
- a CDS encoding YicC/YloC family endoribonuclease, producing the protein MIKSMTAFATVEKTNDDLSATVEIRSYNSRHLDIFLRVPPPYQLLEDKIKDLITARIARGRLEMRLHIEDHTTEATALEIDDARADALMAIFEELKSKFELKNDITLDTLLNAGGIIKPVEKLQDDEIIWPVVKACIVPALDDLEAMRCKEGDFIEADLKQRLIFINDCLKRIKKGSENLFGQYQQRLKERISALTQDIVELDPARIAQEAAILADRSDISEELTRAASHMSQFDQILQAQEPAGRKLNFLLQELNREFNTMGSKIGNAAISHLIIDVKSELEKIREQIQNIE; encoded by the coding sequence ATGATTAAAAGTATGACCGCTTTTGCCACAGTTGAAAAGACAAATGACGATTTATCAGCAACGGTTGAAATCCGATCTTACAACAGCCGGCACCTCGATATCTTTCTAAGGGTTCCGCCACCTTACCAATTGCTGGAGGATAAAATTAAAGATCTGATTACCGCCCGCATCGCCCGCGGGAGACTTGAGATGCGGCTACATATCGAGGATCACACAACGGAAGCCACTGCCCTTGAAATTGATGACGCCAGAGCCGATGCTTTAATGGCCATTTTTGAGGAATTAAAAAGTAAATTTGAGTTAAAAAATGATATAACATTGGACACATTGCTCAATGCGGGCGGTATCATTAAGCCGGTTGAAAAACTGCAAGACGACGAAATAATTTGGCCAGTGGTCAAAGCGTGCATTGTCCCGGCGCTTGATGATCTTGAGGCCATGCGGTGCAAAGAAGGTGATTTTATTGAAGCCGATCTTAAACAACGACTTATTTTTATCAATGATTGTCTAAAGCGCATCAAGAAAGGCTCTGAAAATCTTTTTGGGCAGTATCAGCAAAGACTCAAAGAGCGAATTTCGGCTTTAACGCAAGACATTGTTGAACTCGATCCAGCACGGATTGCTCAGGAAGCTGCCATTTTAGCCGATCGAAGCGATATTTCCGAAGAACTGACCCGAGCAGCCAGTCACATGAGCCAATTCGATCAAATTCTGCAGGCCCAGGAGCCTGCGGGTCGGAAATTAAATTTTTTGCTGCAGGAGCTTAATCGAGAGTTTAATACCATGGGTTCCAAGATCGGCAATGCCGCCATCTCCCATTTAATTATTGATGTTAAATCGGAGCTTGAAAAAATCAGAGAGCAAATACAGAACATAGAATAA
- the rlmB gene encoding 23S rRNA (guanosine(2251)-2'-O)-methyltransferase RlmB, whose product MKEEILYGFHPVCEALKAGRRTFHEIFIAEKTANKRIEHVRLLAERKKLPIKKLSLPKLQTLAGNASHQGVAASVKPYPLVEVAEILKSAISTGHPPFLLLLDHILDPHNLGAIIRTALCVGVDGVIIPKDRSAYPSPAVCKISSGALEHMQVAQVNNVVRCIESLKERDVWIVGLDPSATQSLFSAPMTGALGLVIGGEERGLRSLVRKKCDFLISIPQRTTIGSLNASVAGAIAMYESYRQRWVDQHS is encoded by the coding sequence GTGAAGGAAGAAATTCTTTATGGTTTCCATCCGGTTTGTGAGGCATTGAAAGCGGGCCGCCGCACTTTTCACGAAATTTTTATTGCCGAGAAAACCGCGAATAAGCGCATTGAACATGTTCGGTTGTTGGCCGAACGCAAAAAACTCCCCATAAAAAAGCTCAGCCTGCCCAAACTGCAAACCTTAGCTGGAAATGCCTCTCATCAGGGCGTTGCGGCCAGCGTAAAACCGTATCCGCTGGTCGAGGTCGCTGAAATCCTTAAATCTGCTATATCAACCGGGCATCCACCATTTTTGCTATTGTTGGACCATATTTTAGACCCGCATAATTTGGGCGCTATTATTCGAACAGCGCTTTGTGTCGGTGTTGATGGCGTTATTATTCCGAAGGATCGCTCTGCGTATCCATCACCAGCGGTATGCAAAATTTCCAGTGGCGCCCTGGAGCACATGCAGGTGGCTCAGGTGAATAATGTGGTGCGTTGTATAGAATCCCTCAAAGAACGCGATGTGTGGATTGTGGGACTGGACCCAAGCGCCACGCAATCGCTCTTTAGCGCTCCAATGACAGGGGCGCTCGGACTTGTGATCGGTGGTGAGGAAAGAGGCTTGAGATCTTTGGTGAGAAAGAAATGCGACTTTCTGATTTCCATTCCCCAGCGCACAACTATCGGTTCGTTGAATGCTTCGGTGGCCGGGGCCATCGCCATGTATGAATCTTACCGACAGCGCTGGGTTGATCAACATTCATAA
- a CDS encoding DUF4416 family protein has protein sequence MSVLQLPQPAKLIIGIFTGELKVSEKLIPEFKSQFGQIDLVSPWMSFNCTRYYESEMGSPLHRRVYSFASLIQQQDLVSIKIATHQIELAYSHDGQRRVNIDPGYMLSERLVLASGKNFSHRIYIGDGVYADLTLIFQKGRFQRLPWTYPDYVASNMLNFLEKVRNKYLWDRRANV, from the coding sequence ATGAGTGTACTGCAATTGCCCCAGCCGGCAAAATTGATCATCGGAATTTTTACGGGCGAACTTAAAGTTAGTGAAAAGCTGATACCGGAATTCAAATCTCAATTTGGTCAAATCGATTTGGTCAGTCCCTGGATGTCGTTCAATTGTACCCGATACTACGAGTCTGAAATGGGATCTCCTTTACACAGACGGGTATATTCATTTGCGTCACTGATTCAACAGCAGGACCTGGTCAGCATAAAAATAGCGACCCACCAAATTGAGCTAGCCTATTCACATGACGGGCAACGTCGTGTTAATATTGATCCGGGTTATATGCTGTCCGAAAGACTTGTATTGGCATCCGGCAAGAATTTTAGTCATCGCATATACATTGGTGACGGTGTTTATGCAGATTTAACCCTTATCTTTCAAAAGGGTCGCTTTCAGCGGCTGCCATGGACCTATCCGGATTATGTCGCAAGCAACATGCTCAATTTTCTTGAAAAGGTTCGCAACAAGTATTTATGGGATCGACGCGCCAATGTCTGA
- the rfaE2 gene encoding D-glycero-beta-D-manno-heptose 1-phosphate adenylyltransferase, producing the protein MGSQSKIMEAGPLADILEGFQKTGKKVVFTNGCFDILHVGHVRYLTAARNAGDLLVVGLNSDRSVKSIKGHQRPIIAQEHRAEILASLTVVNYITYFDDPDPLSLIQLLQPNILVKGADWDADEIIGADIVKARGGRVVRVPLVKDVSTSTIIEKIVNRFC; encoded by the coding sequence ATGGGCAGCCAATCAAAAATAATGGAAGCTGGGCCGTTGGCCGACATACTGGAAGGTTTCCAAAAAACCGGCAAAAAGGTGGTTTTTACCAACGGGTGTTTTGATATTTTGCATGTCGGTCATGTCCGCTATCTGACCGCTGCGCGCAACGCGGGCGACCTGCTTGTGGTGGGGCTAAATTCAGATCGATCCGTCAAATCAATTAAAGGGCATCAACGGCCAATCATTGCACAGGAACATAGAGCGGAAATCCTGGCTAGCCTGACAGTTGTAAATTATATCACTTATTTTGACGATCCCGATCCACTTAGCTTAATTCAACTGCTTCAGCCGAATATACTCGTCAAAGGTGCGGACTGGGACGCAGATGAGATCATCGGTGCCGATATTGTCAAAGCCAGAGGCGGCCGTGTGGTGCGGGTGCCGTTGGTTAAGGATGTGTCAACCAGCACCATTATTGAGAAAATCGTTAACCGTTTTTGTTAA
- a CDS encoding ComF family protein, with protein MQQNSSAKTAAPHWLTSIKNIFLDAIFPPKCLMCGHLFQSAATDPVSESAISQQRDVLFYAQRWLTALCCQSCLNAVAAISEPFCKHCGMMFNQPQADNAFCSDCMMQPHKFRMARAAIAYDAQSMVMIQRFKYTGKTQLAGPFGALLLYTFLRYWHPESIDLILPVPLHHQKFRRRGFNQAHLMLDQWQKMSTVKISADLCKRLRTDVLLRNKKTVPQTGLGRSERKENIEGAFSVQRSEIIAGKTVLLVDDVYTTGATVNECARLLLQSGAENVDVLTLARAV; from the coding sequence GTGCAACAAAATTCTAGCGCTAAAACGGCAGCACCGCATTGGTTGACATCCATAAAGAATATTTTCCTGGATGCGATCTTTCCGCCAAAATGTCTAATGTGCGGCCACCTTTTCCAATCCGCGGCGACTGATCCCGTAAGCGAGTCCGCAATTTCCCAACAGCGGGATGTGCTGTTCTATGCGCAGCGATGGCTGACGGCACTCTGTTGCCAGAGCTGCCTGAATGCAGTAGCGGCCATTTCCGAACCTTTTTGCAAGCATTGTGGGATGATGTTCAATCAGCCGCAAGCCGACAACGCCTTTTGCAGCGACTGTATGATGCAGCCTCATAAATTTCGGATGGCGCGGGCGGCCATCGCCTATGACGCGCAATCGATGGTGATGATTCAGCGATTCAAATATACCGGCAAGACACAGCTGGCAGGGCCTTTTGGCGCTTTGTTGCTGTACACTTTTTTGCGGTATTGGCACCCTGAATCCATCGATCTCATTTTGCCGGTACCCCTGCATCACCAAAAATTCCGGCGCCGCGGCTTCAATCAAGCGCATTTGATGCTCGATCAATGGCAAAAGATGTCAACCGTAAAAATATCGGCCGATTTGTGCAAACGCCTGCGAACGGATGTGTTGCTGAGAAATAAGAAAACTGTACCCCAAACCGGACTCGGCCGCTCTGAGCGTAAGGAAAACATCGAGGGCGCCTTTAGTGTGCAGCGGTCAGAGATCATAGCAGGCAAGACAGTATTGTTGGTCGATGATGTTTATACCACCGGAGCCACCGTCAATGAATGCGCCCGTTTGCTGTTGCAATCAGGTGCTGAAAACGTCGATGTCCTAACACTGGCGCGCGCCGTTTAG